The Echinicola rosea genome has a segment encoding these proteins:
- a CDS encoding CocE/NonD family hydrolase: MGRRRWGSVDLAMKGRPLSTVHCRQWVGVLASPIGNRGVRYGKHQWTAFLLIMTTLFLLSKVTDLSAQDADNHYNATLKETLERIETTFHVTLHYDGKLVDGKELDYAFWRIRQGDLDNSLTAVLAPFDLTYYQEDEDTYSIKPFQYHKKSISIAKEELAFFETLYATKMAWEDRKSQLRQCMIEALGLLALPEKPSSAPIITKKRKYKGYTVENVALEVLSGVYTTGSVYKPRPLKDNHPIIIMPNGHFGQGRYRESEQIRAATLAKMGAVVVTYDLFAWGESQLQFASEDHRLSAAHTIQTWNGLQWIDYLSALKETDPQRVGITGGSGGGSQTMLLTAIDDRIKVAVPTVMVSSHFSGGCPCESGKPIHLCAGGTNNAEIAAMAAPRPMLVISDGGDWTHTVPELEFPFIQRTYGFYGEKDKVTNAHFPSEGHDYKYSKRQAMYPFMAKYLDLDIDKLKDDEGYIDESGVTIEDENALKVFGENGDGLPENAIKGKDALFNVME; encoded by the coding sequence ATGGGTAGAAGGAGATGGGGTTCAGTTGATTTGGCTATGAAAGGCCGTCCACTGTCCACTGTCCACTGTCGACAGTGGGTTGGTGTGCTGGCCTCCCCTATAGGGAACCGAGGGGTCCGCTATGGGAAGCATCAATGGACTGCTTTCCTTTTGATCATGACTACCCTGTTTTTGCTGTCCAAAGTTACAGATCTATCTGCTCAAGATGCTGACAATCATTATAACGCTACATTAAAAGAGACCCTTGAAAGGATTGAAACGACTTTTCACGTTACACTCCACTATGATGGGAAATTAGTGGACGGCAAGGAACTGGATTATGCCTTTTGGCGAATCCGGCAAGGTGACCTGGATAATTCCCTTACGGCCGTGCTGGCTCCTTTTGACCTTACCTATTATCAGGAAGATGAAGATACTTATTCCATTAAGCCATTTCAGTACCACAAAAAATCCATCTCAATTGCCAAGGAAGAACTGGCCTTTTTTGAAACGCTATATGCTACCAAAATGGCTTGGGAAGACAGAAAATCCCAGTTGCGTCAGTGCATGATCGAGGCCTTGGGGTTGTTGGCACTTCCCGAAAAGCCTTCTTCTGCTCCCATCATTACCAAAAAAAGAAAATACAAAGGCTATACAGTAGAAAATGTGGCCTTGGAAGTGTTGTCGGGGGTTTACACCACCGGTTCAGTATATAAGCCTCGTCCGCTGAAGGACAACCATCCCATTATCATCATGCCAAACGGGCACTTTGGCCAGGGACGTTATCGCGAAAGCGAACAAATCAGAGCAGCCACCTTGGCCAAAATGGGAGCGGTGGTCGTCACCTATGATTTGTTTGCTTGGGGAGAATCCCAATTGCAGTTTGCCTCTGAAGACCATCGGCTTAGCGCTGCCCACACCATCCAAACCTGGAATGGGCTGCAATGGATCGATTACCTTTCAGCGCTCAAGGAAACGGATCCTCAGCGTGTGGGCATTACGGGTGGGTCAGGCGGTGGGTCACAAACCATGCTGCTGACAGCCATTGATGATCGCATCAAAGTAGCCGTGCCCACCGTGATGGTTTCTTCCCATTTTTCGGGAGGTTGTCCATGCGAAAGTGGGAAGCCGATCCATCTTTGTGCTGGAGGCACTAATAATGCGGAGATTGCTGCGATGGCAGCACCTCGGCCCATGCTGGTCATCTCTGATGGCGGCGACTGGACGCACACTGTTCCTGAATTAGAGTTTCCATTTATCCAACGGACCTATGGGTTCTATGGAGAAAAAGATAAAGTAACTAATGCTCATTTTCCCTCCGAAGGGCATGATTATAAGTATTCAAAACGGCAAGCGATGTATCCGTTTATGGCCAAGTATTTGGATTTGGATATCGACAAGTTAAAAGATGATGAGGGTTATATAGATGAAAGTGGCGTGACCATCGAAGATGAGAATGCCCTGAAAGTGTTCGGGGAGAATGGGGATGGACTTCCGGAAAATGCTATTAAAGGGAAGGATGCCTTATTTAATGTCATGGAGTAG